In Bacteroidota bacterium, one genomic interval encodes:
- a CDS encoding leucine-rich repeat domain-containing protein, translated as MNRLLLATLLLFSFSIVAQEDLDPFDKYGPPGAMTYTNIKEALKEPKVVYKLKLDNQPIDPKLFPKIGKFEQLQVLQLNGNGLTQLPAELKDLSNLVYFACFENPITTLPKDIGNLSMLNEIHFHGSQLDSLPYEIAYLGKLKVLEIQNNKADTFYFPNSIGYLSNLSSILLYNTKLDTLPQSFAEFKKLKSITMTRCGIKEIPKTVAKISTLEILILDDNQLTELNKRVFKLKNLKYLSVQNNQLTFISENISVMQNLEVLDLRGNTFKEFDIAVLKALLPKCRIMY; from the coding sequence ATGAATAGATTATTGCTCGCTACTCTTTTACTGTTTTCTTTTTCAATTGTTGCTCAAGAAGACCTTGACCCATTTGATAAATATGGCCCTCCGGGAGCAATGACCTATACAAATATAAAAGAAGCTTTAAAAGAACCCAAAGTCGTTTACAAGTTAAAATTAGATAACCAACCCATCGATCCGAAATTGTTTCCAAAAATTGGAAAGTTTGAACAACTACAAGTATTGCAATTAAACGGAAATGGACTTACACAACTGCCCGCTGAATTAAAAGACCTCAGCAATCTGGTTTATTTCGCCTGTTTTGAAAATCCTATCACGACATTACCAAAAGACATTGGCAATTTATCCATGTTAAATGAAATTCATTTCCACGGCTCGCAGCTGGATTCATTACCTTACGAAATTGCATACTTAGGAAAATTAAAAGTGCTAGAAATTCAAAATAACAAAGCCGATACTTTTTATTTCCCTAATTCAATTGGATATCTGAGTAATCTGAGTAGTATCTTGCTTTACAATACAAAACTCGATACGCTTCCACAGAGTTTTGCAGAATTTAAAAAATTAAAAAGCATTACGATGACACGATGTGGAATAAAAGAGATTCCAAAAACTGTTGCAAAAATAAGCACCTTGGAAATATTGATTTTAGATGACAACCAATTGACGGAACTAAATAAACGGGTATTCAAATTAAAAAACTTAAAATATTTGTCGGTGCAGAACAACCAACTGACGTTTATTTCAGAGAATATTAGTGTGATGCAAAACTTGGAAGTGCTTGATTTGAGAGGCAATACATTTAAAGAGTTTGACATAGCTGTATTAAAGGCATTATTGCCAAAGTGCAGAATCATGTATTGA
- a CDS encoding T9SS type A sorting domain-containing protein yields MKKIALYFFICVSKLALAQVSKTAKTVSVEAFYVDESEINSNEYKQYVPETDTSSLKRKCVRGSLPWKNIDFYLSQDTSTKEFDFSHSDLKCTGSDNLPSHTFKSIHQEESEKYAHYNFSTNEQWDSLRTFETGIQHPIAKQKTLGRACNLNKRVYGWHPYWSAGLEANYDWNGLTDLCYFSYEVNSANGNAITTHNWSTASVVSTAQANGVNVTLCATLFSGHTTFFSSPTSQQTLITNLINLVAARGAKGVNIDFEGMGASHRTAFTAFMIDLCNQMHTAIPGSEISICLYAVDWSNVFDMAAMNPYVDFFIIMGYDYYYSGSSTAGPESPLYNFQTSYNYTLPKSLTFYLDQGTTNSKLLLGLPWYGREWATTSASIPSATSGVGTSSVTYSTMRNNVSGNYSTRAWDPISFSTYFPSVRGGNNWQAFIDDKTAFDYKFDLVNQRNIGGIGIWALGYDNGYNDLWNLIQDKFTNCAIIPCTDTIYDMGGPSRNYYDKEDYTFTIAPTGATGLTLNFSSFNTELNYDTLWIYNGPSTASPLIGFYHGTASPGLITASGNSLTLRYKSDVSTVASGFQAIWNCSVDLIAPTTTVSVPSGWVTTNFTANFTDTDNVGGSGIEKSFYQVLENNGTEWRANNGNGFFSDNFDAAIHPDWTVESGVWSITGGYLNQTDQTNANTNIWAPLTQNLSNRYLYNWQGKIDGTGTNRRAGLHFFCDDATLSNRGNSYFVWFRVETGACEFYKVVSNVFSLVHSVPMTVNAGQWYDYKVLYDRISGKMDVYQDNNFVGSWTDSTPFSTGNAISFRNGNSDYMINDLKVYRSRLPSVTVSVGAAATNDVRFQNANPSSPSCRVKSITKDAAGNLSAISSQDVNVDWTNPSNVSIEDGTSTDIDTTYSLTQLSANWTNSTDPHSGITEYWYAIGTSPGATDIVNWTSNALSISKTHSGLSLTPGQYYYFSVQSEDGAGLRSSILSSDGQLALLSTEITNISKDLNFIAYPNPFSETTTIAYQLNDASEIEISLIDVLGKQIVLLQKQNQPSGQHQLIIDKTKLNLSKGIYLLKLDVEEQELIMRLIIQ; encoded by the coding sequence GTGAAAAAAATTGCGCTCTATTTCTTTATTTGTGTTTCTAAGCTTGCACTTGCGCAAGTATCTAAAACTGCCAAAACGGTTTCAGTTGAAGCCTTTTATGTAGATGAAAGTGAAATAAACAGTAACGAGTACAAACAATATGTTCCGGAAACAGATACGAGTTCATTAAAAAGAAAATGCGTTAGAGGAAGTCTGCCTTGGAAAAATATCGATTTTTATCTTTCACAAGATACGTCAACAAAGGAATTTGATTTCTCACATTCAGATTTGAAATGCACCGGCAGTGATAATCTTCCAAGCCATACTTTTAAATCCATCCACCAAGAAGAATCAGAAAAATACGCTCATTATAATTTCTCTACAAATGAACAATGGGATAGCTTAAGAACATTTGAAACAGGAATCCAACATCCGATTGCAAAACAAAAAACACTCGGTCGTGCCTGTAATTTAAACAAACGCGTTTACGGTTGGCATCCCTACTGGAGTGCTGGACTAGAAGCAAACTACGACTGGAATGGATTAACAGATCTTTGCTATTTTTCTTACGAAGTAAATTCTGCAAACGGAAATGCAATTACCACCCACAATTGGTCAACCGCCAGTGTAGTTTCAACCGCTCAAGCAAACGGAGTGAATGTAACATTATGCGCCACTTTGTTTAGCGGACACACCACTTTTTTCTCCAGCCCTACCTCACAACAAACCTTAATCACCAACTTAATAAACTTAGTTGCTGCACGGGGAGCAAAAGGAGTCAACATTGATTTCGAAGGAATGGGCGCATCACATCGAACAGCATTTACTGCCTTCATGATTGATTTGTGTAATCAAATGCATACCGCTATTCCCGGCTCCGAAATTAGCATTTGTTTGTATGCTGTTGATTGGAGCAATGTATTTGACATGGCAGCAATGAATCCGTATGTTGATTTTTTTATCATCATGGGATACGATTATTACTATAGCGGTAGCTCAACAGCCGGACCGGAATCTCCTTTGTATAATTTCCAAACATCCTATAATTACACACTCCCAAAATCGTTAACGTTTTATTTAGATCAAGGTACTACTAATTCAAAATTACTTTTAGGATTGCCTTGGTATGGGCGCGAGTGGGCAACAACCTCGGCAAGTATTCCCAGTGCAACGTCTGGCGTAGGAACAAGTTCTGTAACCTACTCAACCATGCGAAACAATGTAAGCGGCAATTATTCTACCCGCGCCTGGGATCCGATTAGTTTTTCTACTTATTTTCCATCTGTTCGTGGTGGTAACAATTGGCAGGCATTTATTGATGACAAAACAGCATTCGATTATAAATTCGATTTGGTGAATCAACGCAACATTGGCGGAATAGGAATCTGGGCATTGGGATACGACAATGGTTACAACGACCTCTGGAATTTAATACAAGATAAATTTACTAATTGTGCGATCATTCCTTGTACCGATACCATTTATGATATGGGAGGACCAAGCAGAAATTATTACGACAAAGAAGATTACACCTTCACCATTGCACCCACTGGTGCAACCGGATTAACATTAAACTTCTCATCATTCAACACTGAACTAAATTACGATACACTTTGGATTTACAACGGACCATCAACAGCATCACCGCTCATCGGATTCTATCATGGGACAGCGAGTCCGGGTTTAATTACCGCAAGTGGCAATTCATTAACCTTGCGATACAAATCTGATGTATCAACAGTTGCATCGGGATTTCAAGCGATATGGAATTGCAGTGTCGATTTAATTGCTCCCACAACAACAGTTTCTGTTCCTTCCGGATGGGTTACCACAAATTTTACCGCAAACTTTACGGATACTGATAATGTGGGCGGTTCAGGAATTGAAAAAAGTTTTTATCAGGTGTTGGAAAACAATGGTACCGAATGGAGAGCCAATAACGGAAATGGATTTTTTAGTGATAATTTTGATGCTGCCATTCATCCGGATTGGACTGTAGAAAGCGGAGTATGGAGTATCACTGGTGGTTATCTTAATCAAACCGACCAAACCAATGCGAATACAAACATATGGGCGCCACTCACACAAAACTTATCGAATAGATATTTATACAACTGGCAAGGAAAAATTGACGGAACAGGCACAAATAGACGAGCCGGATTACATTTCTTTTGTGATGATGCAACACTTAGCAACAGAGGAAATTCTTATTTCGTATGGTTCAGAGTTGAAACCGGTGCTTGTGAATTTTACAAAGTGGTGAGTAATGTTTTCAGCTTAGTACATTCCGTTCCAATGACTGTAAATGCGGGGCAATGGTATGATTACAAAGTTTTGTATGATCGCATCTCAGGAAAAATGGATGTTTATCAGGATAATAATTTTGTTGGCAGCTGGACGGATTCAACTCCTTTTTCTACCGGCAATGCTATTTCGTTTCGCAATGGAAATTCCGATTACATGATCAATGATTTAAAAGTATACCGCTCACGACTTCCTTCTGTGACAGTAAGTGTGGGAGCTGCCGCAACAAATGATGTTCGTTTTCAAAATGCAAATCCGAGTTCACCATCATGCAGAGTTAAGTCCATTACAAAAGATGCTGCCGGTAATTTATCCGCTATTAGTTCACAGGATGTAAATGTTGATTGGACAAACCCATCCAATGTATCTATCGAAGATGGAACGTCCACTGATATTGACACAACTTACTCACTCACGCAACTTTCAGCGAACTGGACAAACAGCACTGACCCTCATTCAGGAATTACGGAATATTGGTATGCGATCGGAACAAGTCCGGGCGCTACCGATATTGTCAACTGGACAAGCAATGCATTGTCTATATCTAAAACACATTCAGGCTTATCTTTAACACCAGGACAATATTATTACTTTAGTGTGCAATCTGAAGACGGTGCAGGTTTGCGATCTAGCATCCTAAGCTCTGACGGACAACTTGCTTTATTGTCCACAGAAATCACGAACATATCCAAGGATTTGAATTTTATTGCTTATCCAAATCCCTTTTCTGAAACAACAACTATCGCCTACCAACTAAATGACGCTTCTGAAATTGAAATTTCGCTAATAGATGTTCTTGGCAAACAAATTGTATTGCTGCAGAAACAAAATCAACCTAGTGGCCAACACCAACTCATCATTGATAAAACCAAGTTGAATTTATCAAAAGGAATTTATCTTTTAAAATTGGATGTTGAGGAACAAGAGTTAATCATGCGCTTGATTATACAATAA
- a CDS encoding type IX secretion system membrane protein PorP/SprF, producing the protein MKKYKLYILLLLIPFSGVAQQSAQYSQFMMNEYGLNPAVAGSGKGLYIMVGRRTQWRGFSLAPETNFASITKAWGKKGYKYYWHGVGAYVEQDKFGIFTNKAAYGSYAIHLKLSSKYYLSFGVAAGIKSVGLTNTVFNEFDPALSQNGPKVLLPDIIPGLYLYSKKVSIGISIRNLYKNTLRQGSKEIGTGSRLLPTAVFTASKKFKSAGYDFVFVPGINIQSNFIGIPSSQFNFMTYYRQRIGVGVTYRMHDAVSAMIQIRVLKNVVIGFAYDYTISQFRSANANSTEFMMGMTPVMSSEGYDKPNGAADCPKFDFDF; encoded by the coding sequence ATGAAAAAATATAAACTCTATATCCTATTATTATTGATTCCTTTTTCAGGAGTCGCACAGCAGTCGGCTCAGTACTCACAATTCATGATGAATGAGTATGGGCTAAATCCGGCTGTTGCGGGTTCTGGTAAAGGTTTATATATAATGGTTGGAAGAAGAACGCAATGGCGTGGATTTTCTTTAGCACCTGAAACAAATTTTGCTAGTATAACAAAAGCCTGGGGTAAAAAAGGATACAAATATTATTGGCATGGAGTAGGAGCGTATGTAGAGCAAGATAAATTTGGGATTTTTACAAATAAAGCTGCATACGGATCGTATGCCATCCATTTAAAATTATCATCGAAATATTATTTAAGTTTTGGTGTAGCAGCTGGCATTAAAAGTGTCGGGCTTACAAATACTGTTTTTAATGAATTTGACCCTGCTTTGTCGCAAAACGGACCGAAAGTACTGTTGCCGGATATTATTCCGGGATTATATCTTTACTCAAAAAAAGTTTCAATCGGAATTTCTATAAGAAATCTGTATAAAAACACATTACGTCAAGGGAGTAAAGAAATCGGAACAGGAAGTAGGTTGCTACCAACAGCGGTATTTACAGCTAGTAAAAAATTTAAATCGGCAGGGTACGATTTTGTATTCGTACCGGGAATTAATATTCAATCCAATTTTATTGGAATCCCTTCTTCCCAATTTAATTTTATGACCTATTACCGTCAACGTATTGGAGTAGGAGTGACCTATCGCATGCACGATGCTGTTTCTGCAATGATTCAGATTCGGGTGTTAAAAAATGTGGTGATTGGATTTGCATATGATTATACGATTTCTCAATTTCGCTCGGCAAATGCTAATTCTACTGAGTTTATGATGGGGATGACTCCTGTTATGAGTAGCGAAGGGTATGATAAACCGAATGGAGCAGCAGATTGTCCTAAATTTGATTTTGATTTTTAA
- the mtgA gene encoding monofunctional biosynthetic peptidoglycan transglycosylase — protein sequence MWFLIVSIVSVVFFRWVPIPVTPLMLIRCVEQKMDGKEMKLEKDWVSLDEISPSLQLAVVCSEDQNFIKHNGFDFEAIEKAMDYNETHKKTRGASTISQQTAKNVFLWPGRSYIRKGFEVYFTFLIETFWSKERIMEVYLNVIEMGNGVYGAQAASKTFFKKDAKYMSKSECATIAAVLPNPRKFNAGKPSGYIQGRKNWVMNQMNLWGGVLKYEEPEEKEVKKKKKR from the coding sequence ATGTGGTTTTTGATTGTCAGCATCGTTTCCGTTGTATTTTTTAGATGGGTGCCAATTCCTGTTACTCCCTTGATGTTGATTCGATGTGTAGAACAAAAAATGGATGGTAAAGAAATGAAACTTGAAAAAGATTGGGTTTCCCTTGATGAGATTTCACCAAGTTTGCAATTAGCGGTTGTGTGTTCGGAAGATCAAAATTTCATCAAGCACAATGGCTTTGATTTCGAAGCAATCGAAAAGGCGATGGATTATAACGAAACGCATAAAAAAACACGGGGCGCAAGTACGATTAGTCAGCAAACTGCAAAAAATGTTTTTCTTTGGCCAGGCAGAAGTTACATTCGAAAAGGATTTGAAGTCTATTTTACTTTTTTAATTGAAACATTCTGGAGTAAAGAACGCATCATGGAAGTTTACCTAAATGTAATTGAAATGGGGAATGGTGTTTACGGAGCTCAAGCTGCATCTAAAACCTTTTTCAAAAAGGATGCAAAGTATATGAGCAAATCCGAATGTGCAACCATTGCCGCAGTATTGCCCAATCCGCGAAAGTTTAATGCAGGCAAGCCGAGTGGATATATTCAAGGAAGAAAAAATTGGGTCATGAATCAAATGAATTTATGGGGAGGCGTATTGAAATATGAAGAACCAGAAGAGAAAGAGGTGAAGAAGAAAAAGAAAAGGTAA
- a CDS encoding gliding motility-associated C-terminal domain-containing protein, with the protein MIRQITFSLFLFLCNVSFAQISFSVSKQDVKCNRTVLGELEILVTSSLGPYSFNWNTGDTTSTLQNLNEGVYTVLITDDVGNDTSVSIEIKVSQCEMAPEIVFTPNNDGINDTWFILNANYFSKARFMVFNRLGQKVFEQNGLYQLWDGKDLLGVALPDASYYYVIYHDQSDESSIIKGCVSIVK; encoded by the coding sequence TAGACAAATTACATTTAGTTTATTTTTATTCCTTTGCAATGTTTCGTTTGCACAGATTTCTTTTAGTGTATCAAAGCAAGATGTAAAGTGTAACCGTACCGTTTTAGGTGAATTGGAAATTTTGGTGACTTCTTCTTTAGGACCCTATTCTTTTAATTGGAATACCGGTGATACAACCAGTACCCTGCAGAATTTGAACGAAGGAGTATATACGGTTTTGATTACAGATGATGTAGGAAATGATACAAGTGTATCGATTGAAATTAAAGTATCTCAATGTGAGATGGCTCCTGAAATTGTTTTTACACCAAATAATGATGGAATCAATGATACCTGGTTTATTTTAAATGCGAACTACTTTTCAAAAGCACGGTTTATGGTATTCAATCGCCTAGGACAAAAAGTGTTTGAGCAAAATGGGTTATATCAACTTTGGGATGGTAAAGATTTGTTAGGAGTTGCACTTCCTGATGCCAGTTATTATTATGTGATTTATCACGATCAATCGGATGAAAGTTCAATTATAAAAGGATGTGTTTCAATTGTAAAATGA